The Vibrio kanaloae genome has a window encoding:
- a CDS encoding bifunctional helix-turn-helix transcriptional regulator/GNAT family N-acetyltransferase yields MNSQQLRDYSRQTVRLLGMLDKQCGDVDLTPVQAHTLGEIQLQPITINQLAQQLNVDKSNASRTVTGLIKLGLVESLENPADKRSQLVALTAQGVDALSQLDQQQSIFFEKVLSTLNDNEQQRLKQGLESYLKGLTKVCQADEFVLRPLTESDNQQLAEIIRQVSAEHGLTEDKGYGVADPTLDDMYSVYSQANAMYWVIEHNGKIVGGGGFAPLAGKSNVCELQKMYFLPQTRGHGLAKRIVALSLKQAKQLGYQHMYLETTECLGAAVKLYEKLGFEHLDSAWGETGHDACEVVMAKSL; encoded by the coding sequence ATGAATTCTCAACAGTTAAGAGACTATTCTCGTCAAACGGTTCGTTTACTTGGCATGCTTGATAAACAGTGTGGTGATGTCGACCTCACTCCAGTCCAGGCTCATACTCTTGGTGAAATCCAGTTGCAGCCAATCACCATCAACCAATTGGCGCAGCAACTCAACGTAGATAAATCTAATGCTAGCCGTACTGTCACAGGTCTGATCAAGCTTGGGTTAGTTGAAAGTCTAGAGAATCCAGCAGACAAGCGTAGCCAATTAGTCGCTCTGACCGCTCAAGGTGTTGATGCGTTATCTCAACTCGACCAGCAGCAAAGCATCTTCTTTGAAAAAGTACTCTCGACACTCAATGACAACGAACAACAACGACTTAAGCAAGGACTTGAGAGCTACTTAAAAGGGCTAACGAAAGTATGCCAAGCGGATGAGTTTGTATTACGCCCACTCACAGAGTCAGACAACCAACAATTAGCAGAAATCATTCGCCAAGTTTCGGCTGAGCATGGGCTCACAGAAGATAAAGGCTATGGTGTGGCCGATCCAACACTCGATGATATGTACTCTGTCTATAGCCAAGCGAATGCAATGTACTGGGTTATCGAACACAACGGAAAGATCGTCGGAGGCGGTGGCTTTGCCCCTCTAGCTGGTAAATCCAATGTGTGTGAGCTACAAAAGATGTACTTCTTACCTCAAACTCGAGGGCATGGACTAGCCAAGCGAATTGTTGCTTTGAGCTTAAAGCAAGCCAAACAACTTGGGTATCAACACATGTATTTAGAAACGACGGAGTGCTTAGGTGCTGCGGTCAAACTCTATGAGAAGCTTGGGTTTGAGCACCTTGACTCAGCTTGGGGAGAGACAGGCCACGACGCTTGTGAGGTTGTCATGGCCAAATCCTTATAA
- the rraB gene encoding ribonuclease E inhibitor RraB, with protein sequence MSHEDEYLSVAELIEFQKEETRDIITALIEDGSDPEALYDIEHHLFAEDFDVLEKAVVEAFKMGFEVLEAEETEDEDGKKLLCCDATMQCTLNAEAIDEQVEKLVNLAEKFDIIYDGWGTYYEGADAIYPEEDDEGEE encoded by the coding sequence ATGTCTCACGAAGATGAATATCTATCAGTAGCGGAATTAATTGAATTTCAAAAGGAAGAGACTCGCGACATCATTACAGCATTAATTGAAGATGGTAGCGATCCTGAAGCTCTATACGATATTGAGCATCACCTATTCGCTGAAGATTTCGACGTACTTGAGAAAGCGGTTGTTGAAGCATTCAAAATGGGCTTTGAAGTGCTTGAAGCTGAAGAGACAGAAGACGAAGATGGTAAGAAGCTACTTTGTTGTGATGCAACGATGCAGTGTACTCTGAATGCAGAAGCGATTGATGAGCAAGTTGAAAAGCTTGTGAATCTTGCTGAAAAGTTTGACATTATCTATGACGGTTGGGGCACTTACTACGAAGGTGCAGATGCTATCTACCCAGAAGAAGATGATGAAGGCGAAGAGTAA
- the pyrI gene encoding aspartate carbamoyltransferase regulatory subunit: protein MSKETQLKVEAIKNGTVIDHIPANIGIKVLKLFDMHNSNQRVTIGLNLPSSALGGKDLLKIENVFITEEQASKLALYAPHATVNQIEDYAVVKKLPLELPEQINDVFECPNTNCITHNEPVESSFKIFEKNEDIRLRCKYCEKVFSREIVTER, encoded by the coding sequence ATGTCTAAAGAGACTCAATTAAAAGTTGAAGCAATCAAAAATGGAACGGTTATCGACCATATCCCAGCCAACATCGGGATCAAGGTGCTAAAACTGTTCGACATGCATAACTCAAACCAGCGAGTAACGATTGGCCTAAACCTGCCATCTTCTGCGCTCGGTGGAAAAGACCTGCTCAAAATTGAAAATGTGTTTATTACGGAAGAACAAGCGAGCAAGTTGGCACTTTACGCGCCTCACGCAACCGTTAACCAAATCGAAGATTACGCAGTCGTTAAAAAGCTGCCATTAGAACTTCCTGAGCAAATCAACGACGTGTTTGAGTGTCCAAACACCAACTGCATCACTCACAACGAGCCCGTTGAAAGCAGCTTTAAGATCTTTGAAAAAAATGAAGATATTCGATTAAGGTGTAAGTACTGTGAAAAAGTTTTCTCTCGCGAAATCGTGACAGAAAGGTAA
- a CDS encoding 1-acylglycerol-3-phosphate O-acyltransferase produces MIAILRIFALAIFAILMFVFGCGYCLLSPRNPKHVFTFGRYFGRMSRVFGMKLELRIPEDAYSRGQHVYVANHQNSWDLFTISSAVTPKVVTVGKKSLAWMPLFGQLYWLTGNILIDRANRSKAVGTIDQVVNSLKGSDVSVWMFPEGTRSRGRGLLPFKTGAFHAAIGAGLPIIPIVCSSTGDVKLNRWNNGHVIVEMLPPISTEGYSKSNVRELANLAREQMAAKLEELDKEVVELNKK; encoded by the coding sequence ATGATAGCAATCTTACGTATTTTCGCTTTAGCGATATTTGCGATTCTTATGTTTGTATTTGGGTGTGGCTACTGTTTATTAAGCCCCCGTAACCCGAAACACGTATTTACTTTTGGCCGTTACTTTGGACGTATGTCAAGAGTCTTTGGTATGAAGCTGGAGCTGCGTATCCCGGAAGATGCATACTCTCGCGGGCAGCATGTTTATGTGGCCAACCACCAAAACAGCTGGGACCTATTCACGATTTCATCCGCGGTAACGCCTAAAGTTGTGACAGTGGGTAAGAAAAGCCTAGCATGGATGCCTCTATTTGGTCAGCTTTACTGGTTGACGGGTAACATTTTGATCGACCGTGCGAACCGCAGCAAAGCTGTGGGTACGATTGATCAAGTGGTTAATAGCCTAAAAGGCAGCGATGTGTCTGTATGGATGTTTCCTGAAGGAACTCGTTCTCGTGGCCGCGGCCTGTTGCCGTTTAAGACGGGTGCTTTCCATGCTGCGATTGGTGCTGGCTTGCCTATTATTCCTATCGTGTGTAGCTCAACGGGTGACGTGAAGCTGAACCGCTGGAATAATGGTCACGTGATTGTTGAGATGTTGCCACCTATCAGCACTGAAGGCTACAGCAAGTCGAATGTTCGTGAACTGGCTAACCTAGCTCGTGAGCAGATGGCTGCTAAGCTTGAAGAGTTAGACAAAGAAGTGGTTGAGCTTAATAAGAAGTAA
- a CDS encoding DNA polymerase III subunit chi — MQTATFYIVPSDSPQASEEGFAHYVLFLAQHFAKQGAKLYLNCNDKEHAERIAEVFWQVEPSEFIAHNLVGEGPKYSTNIEIGYQGVKHNWNRQLVINLADNHTTFANAFAQVIDFVPCEEKAKQLARERYKIYRQAGYQLQTIEIQHP, encoded by the coding sequence ATGCAGACTGCTACATTTTACATTGTGCCTTCAGACAGCCCGCAAGCCAGCGAAGAGGGTTTTGCTCACTATGTGCTGTTTCTTGCTCAGCACTTTGCAAAACAAGGCGCTAAACTTTATCTCAACTGTAATGACAAAGAACATGCCGAGCGTATTGCTGAAGTTTTCTGGCAAGTCGAACCCAGTGAGTTTATTGCGCACAACTTGGTTGGCGAAGGCCCAAAGTATTCAACCAACATCGAAATTGGCTATCAAGGCGTAAAACACAATTGGAATCGTCAACTGGTAATTAATCTGGCTGATAATCATACAACCTTTGCGAACGCCTTTGCTCAGGTGATAGACTTCGTGCCTTGCGAAGAAAAAGCTAAGCAACTCGCTCGAGAAAGGTATAAAATTTACCGTCAGGCTGGATATCAGCTACAAACTATCGAGATTCAACATCCATAG
- a CDS encoding valine--tRNA ligase — MEKTYNPTSIEQALYQTWEEKGYFKPHGDTSKEAYSIMIPPPNVTGSLHMGHAFQDTIMDTLIRAQRMKGKNTLWQVGTDHAGIATQMVVERKIAAEEGKTKHDYGREAFIDKIWEWKGESGGTITQQLRRLGASVDWDRERFTMDDGLSAATQEVFVRLYEEDLIYRGKRLVNWDPKLHTAISDLEVENKDKKGFMWHFRYPLANGVKTADGKDYIVVATTRPETMLGDTGVAVNPEDPRYKDLIGKEILLPVVNRLIPIVGDEHADMEKGTGCVKITPAHDFNDYEVGKRNNLPMINILTFNADIRDAAEVFTTNGEESDVYSTDIPAKYQGMERFAARKAIVAEFDELGLLEEIKDHDLTVPYGDRGGVVIEPMLTDQWYVRTAPLAEPAVKAVEDGQIQFVPKQYENMYFAWMRDVQDWCISRQLWWGHRIPAWYDNDGKVYVGRTEEEVREKNNLAPVVVLKQDDDVLDTWFSSALWTFGTQGWPEDTEALKTFHPSEVLVSGFDIIFFWVARMIMMTMHFVKDEDGKAQVPFKTVYMTGLIRDENGDKMSKSKGNVLDPIDMIDGIGLEELVEKRCGNMMQPKLAAKIEKNTRKTFENGIEPYGTDALRFTLAAMASTGRDINWDMKRLEGYRNFCNKLWNASRYVLMNTEEHDCGMSLSVEDRANMEFSLADKWIESQFEVAAKEFNAHLDNYRLDMAANTLYEFIWNQFCDWYLELTKPVLWKGTEAQQQATRYTLITVLEKTLRLAHPVLPYITESIWQSVIPLIDGVEGPDAEERTIMTQALPQFNEANFNAEIVDDIEWVKTFITAIRNLRAEYDIAPSQGLEVMIKVADEKDAARIEANKIVLNSLAKLDDIKVLADGEETPACATKLVGKSELMIPMAGLIDKDAELARLDKEVAKTHGEIKRIEGKLGNEGFVAKAPEAVIAKEREKLEGYQETLVKLEEQKTTIAAL; from the coding sequence ATGGAAAAGACATACAACCCAACATCAATCGAACAAGCTCTGTATCAGACTTGGGAAGAGAAAGGCTACTTTAAGCCACACGGTGACACATCAAAAGAAGCTTACAGCATCATGATCCCGCCACCGAACGTCACTGGCAGCCTACACATGGGTCACGCGTTCCAAGATACGATCATGGATACGCTTATCCGTGCTCAACGTATGAAAGGCAAAAACACGCTTTGGCAAGTGGGTACTGACCACGCTGGTATCGCAACTCAAATGGTTGTTGAGCGTAAGATTGCTGCTGAAGAAGGCAAAACAAAACACGACTACGGCCGTGAAGCTTTCATCGACAAGATCTGGGAATGGAAAGGCGAATCAGGTGGCACGATCACTCAACAACTTCGTCGTCTTGGTGCATCTGTAGATTGGGATCGTGAACGATTCACTATGGATGACGGCCTATCGGCTGCAACTCAAGAAGTGTTTGTTCGTCTATACGAAGAAGACCTAATCTACCGTGGTAAGCGTCTAGTAAACTGGGATCCTAAACTGCACACTGCAATCTCTGATCTTGAAGTTGAAAACAAAGACAAAAAAGGTTTCATGTGGCACTTCCGCTACCCGCTAGCGAACGGTGTTAAAACGGCTGATGGTAAAGACTACATCGTTGTTGCGACGACTCGTCCAGAAACCATGCTTGGCGATACTGGTGTTGCTGTTAACCCAGAAGATCCTCGTTACAAAGATCTTATCGGCAAAGAAATCCTACTTCCTGTTGTAAACCGTCTTATCCCTATCGTAGGCGATGAGCACGCAGACATGGAAAAAGGCACGGGTTGTGTGAAGATCACTCCAGCTCATGACTTTAACGATTACGAAGTGGGTAAACGCAACAACCTACCGATGATCAACATCCTAACGTTCAACGCTGATATCCGTGATGCTGCTGAAGTCTTCACAACAAACGGCGAAGAAAGCGATGTTTACTCAACAGATATCCCTGCTAAGTACCAAGGCATGGAGCGTTTTGCTGCACGTAAAGCTATCGTTGCTGAATTCGATGAGCTTGGTCTTCTTGAAGAGATCAAAGATCACGACCTAACTGTCCCTTACGGCGACCGTGGTGGCGTGGTTATCGAACCAATGCTGACTGACCAATGGTACGTGCGCACAGCACCTCTTGCAGAGCCTGCTGTTAAAGCGGTTGAAGATGGCCAAATCCAATTCGTACCTAAACAATACGAAAACATGTACTTTGCGTGGATGCGTGACGTGCAAGACTGGTGTATCTCTCGTCAACTTTGGTGGGGCCACCGTATCCCAGCATGGTACGACAACGATGGTAAAGTTTACGTAGGTCGCACTGAAGAAGAAGTTCGTGAAAAGAACAACCTAGCGCCTGTTGTTGTGCTTAAGCAAGACGACGACGTACTAGATACTTGGTTCTCTTCTGCGCTTTGGACGTTCGGCACACAAGGCTGGCCTGAAGATACTGAAGCACTGAAAACATTCCACCCATCTGAAGTACTAGTATCTGGTTTTGATATTATCTTCTTCTGGGTTGCTCGTATGATCATGATGACCATGCACTTCGTGAAAGACGAAGATGGCAAAGCTCAAGTACCTTTCAAAACTGTTTACATGACGGGTCTTATCCGTGATGAAAACGGCGACAAGATGTCTAAGTCGAAAGGTAACGTACTTGACCCAATCGACATGATTGACGGCATCGGCCTTGAAGAGCTAGTAGAGAAGCGTTGTGGCAACATGATGCAACCTAAACTGGCTGCTAAGATCGAAAAGAACACACGTAAAACATTCGAAAACGGTATCGAACCCTACGGTACTGACGCACTGCGTTTCACTCTTGCTGCTATGGCTTCAACTGGCCGTGACATCAACTGGGACATGAAGCGTCTTGAAGGTTACCGTAACTTCTGTAACAAGCTATGGAACGCAAGCCGTTACGTACTTATGAACACAGAAGAGCACGACTGTGGCATGTCACTGTCTGTAGAAGACCGTGCAAACATGGAATTCTCTCTAGCGGATAAGTGGATTGAATCTCAGTTTGAAGTTGCAGCGAAAGAGTTTAACGCTCACCTAGACAACTACCGTCTAGACATGGCAGCAAACACGCTTTACGAATTCATCTGGAACCAATTCTGTGACTGGTACCTAGAGCTCACTAAACCTGTTCTTTGGAAGGGTACTGAAGCTCAACAACAAGCGACTCGTTACACGCTTATCACGGTTCTAGAGAAGACTCTACGTCTTGCTCACCCTGTTCTTCCTTACATCACTGAATCTATCTGGCAGAGCGTTATTCCGCTGATCGACGGCGTTGAAGGCCCTGATGCAGAAGAAAGAACCATCATGACTCAAGCGCTTCCTCAGTTTAATGAAGCTAACTTCAATGCTGAGATCGTTGACGACATCGAATGGGTTAAGACTTTCATCACCGCTATCCGTAACCTACGTGCGGAATACGACATTGCACCAAGCCAAGGCTTAGAAGTAATGATCAAAGTGGCTGATGAGAAAGATGCTGCTCGTATCGAAGCGAACAAGATCGTTCTGAACTCTCTAGCTAAACTAGACGACATTAAAGTTCTAGCAGACGGCGAAGAGACTCCGGCTTGTGCAACTAAACTGGTTGGCAAATCGGAGCTGATGATCCCAATGGCGGGTCTTATCGACAAAGATGCAGAGCTTGCTCGTCTAGATAAAGAAGTGGCTAAGACTCACGGTGAGATTAAGCGTATCGAAGGTAAGCTAGGTAACGAAGGTTTCGTTGCTAAAGCACCAGAAGCGGTTATCGCGAAAGAGCGTGAAAAGCTAGAAGGCTACCAAGAGACTCTTGTTAAGCTTGAAGAGCAAAAAACGACCATCGCAGCGCTTTAA
- a CDS encoding RidA family protein has protein sequence MTKVLHTESAPAAIGPYVQGVDLGNMVLTSGQIPVNPATGEVSADIAEQARQSLDNVQAVVEASGLTVKDIVKLTVFVKDLNDFGTVNEVYGKFFDEHGVANYPARSCVEVARLPKDVGIEIEAIAVRK, from the coding sequence ATGACTAAAGTACTTCACACAGAATCTGCTCCAGCTGCAATCGGCCCATACGTACAAGGTGTTGACCTTGGCAACATGGTACTGACTTCTGGTCAAATCCCAGTAAACCCAGCAACTGGTGAAGTATCTGCAGATATCGCAGAACAAGCTCGCCAATCTCTAGATAACGTTCAAGCCGTAGTTGAAGCTTCAGGCCTGACTGTAAAAGACATCGTAAAACTAACGGTATTCGTTAAAGATCTAAACGACTTCGGTACTGTAAACGAAGTTTACGGTAAATTCTTTGATGAACACGGCGTTGCAAACTACCCAGCACGTTCATGTGTTGAAGTAGCGCGTCTACCAAAAGATGTAGGTATCGAGATCGAGGCGATTGCAGTTCGCAAATAG
- a CDS encoding ornithine carbamoyltransferase, whose translation MAFNLRNRNFLKLLDFTPKEIQFLLDLSADLKKAKYAGKEQKKLNGKNIALIFEKASTRTRCAFEVAAFDQGAQVSYLGPSGSQIGQKESMKDTARVLGRMYDGIEYRGFGQSIVEDLGAYAGVPVWNGLTDEFHPTQILADFLTMLEHGRGKHLHQISFAYLGDARNNMGNSLLVGAAKMGMDIRLVAPKAFWPEEQLVEKCQAIAQSSGATITLTEDVTEGVKGCDFLYTDVWVSMGEAPEAWDERVAVMTPYQVNMDVIKLTGNPQVKFMHCLPAFHNNETVIGQQVADKYGMNGLEVTDEVFESDYSIVFDEAENRMHTIKAVMVATLGQ comes from the coding sequence ATGGCCTTTAATCTTCGCAATCGTAACTTTCTAAAACTTCTCGACTTTACTCCTAAAGAGATTCAGTTTTTACTCGATCTGTCTGCTGACCTAAAAAAAGCTAAGTATGCAGGTAAAGAGCAAAAAAAGCTTAACGGTAAAAACATCGCTTTGATCTTTGAAAAAGCATCAACTCGAACTCGATGTGCTTTTGAAGTCGCCGCCTTTGATCAAGGTGCTCAAGTCTCTTATTTGGGTCCTTCTGGTTCTCAGATTGGTCAGAAAGAATCAATGAAAGATACGGCTCGTGTATTAGGTCGTATGTACGATGGTATTGAATATCGTGGTTTTGGCCAAAGCATTGTCGAAGATCTTGGCGCATACGCTGGTGTGCCGGTTTGGAATGGTCTAACCGATGAATTTCATCCAACCCAGATCTTGGCTGACTTCCTCACAATGCTTGAGCATGGTCGTGGTAAACATCTGCACCAAATCAGCTTTGCTTATCTTGGTGATGCACGTAATAACATGGGGAACTCTCTATTAGTGGGTGCAGCTAAAATGGGCATGGATATCCGCCTTGTAGCGCCAAAAGCATTTTGGCCAGAAGAACAACTTGTCGAAAAGTGCCAAGCCATTGCACAAAGCTCTGGTGCAACAATCACACTAACTGAAGACGTAACTGAAGGTGTGAAAGGCTGTGATTTCCTATACACCGATGTTTGGGTTTCGATGGGTGAAGCACCAGAAGCCTGGGACGAACGCGTGGCTGTAATGACGCCTTACCAAGTAAATATGGATGTCATAAAGCTCACAGGTAACCCTCAAGTGAAGTTCATGCATTGCCTGCCAGCTTTCCACAACAATGAAACCGTGATCGGCCAACAAGTCGCAGATAAGTATGGAATGAACGGTTTGGAAGTAACAGACGAAGTGTTTGAATCTGATTACTCTATTGTGTTTGATGAAGCAGAGAATCGCATGCACACCATCAAGGCGGTAATGGTGGCAACCTTAGGTCAATAA
- the pyrB gene encoding aspartate carbamoyltransferase: protein MANSLYQKHIISIPELSREELELIVQTAGRLKAEPNPELIKNKVVASCFFEPSTRTRLSFETAIQRIGGDVIGFDSGGNTSLAKKGETLADSVQVISSYVDAYVMRHPQEGAARLASEFSNGVPVINAGDGANQHPTQTLLDLFSIAETQGRLDNLNVAFVGDLKYGRTVHSLTQALAKFDNICFYFVAPEALAMPDYICEELDEAGIKYQLLTDMEDVIPELDVLYMTRVQKERFDESEYAHIKSAYILTASMLENARDNLKVLHPLPRVDEITVDVDKTPYAYYFQQAENGVYAREALLALVLNETL from the coding sequence ATGGCGAATTCGCTCTATCAAAAGCACATCATCTCAATTCCAGAGCTTTCTCGTGAAGAGCTAGAATTAATTGTTCAAACGGCAGGTCGGCTAAAGGCTGAACCAAACCCAGAACTCATCAAGAACAAAGTTGTTGCAAGCTGCTTCTTCGAACCTTCAACGCGAACTCGTCTCTCTTTTGAAACGGCTATTCAACGCATCGGCGGTGATGTGATTGGTTTCGACAGTGGTGGTAACACTTCACTGGCGAAGAAAGGCGAAACGCTAGCAGACTCAGTACAGGTTATCTCTTCATACGTTGATGCTTACGTAATGCGCCACCCTCAAGAAGGCGCAGCGCGTCTAGCTTCTGAGTTCTCTAACGGTGTGCCTGTTATTAACGCAGGTGACGGTGCAAATCAACACCCGACACAAACGCTATTAGACCTGTTCTCTATCGCCGAAACTCAAGGCCGCCTCGACAACCTGAACGTTGCATTCGTTGGTGACCTTAAGTACGGCCGTACGGTTCACTCTTTAACTCAAGCCCTAGCTAAATTCGACAACATCTGTTTCTACTTCGTTGCTCCAGAAGCACTGGCGATGCCTGACTACATTTGTGAAGAGCTTGATGAAGCAGGCATCAAGTACCAACTGCTGACAGACATGGAAGATGTCATTCCTGAACTTGATGTTCTTTACATGACTCGAGTTCAAAAAGAACGTTTTGATGAATCGGAATATGCGCACATCAAATCAGCGTACATCCTGACCGCTTCGATGCTGGAAAATGCACGTGATAACCTAAAGGTTCTTCACCCTCTTCCTCGTGTTGATGAAATTACTGTCGATGTCGATAAAACACCTTACGCGTACTACTTCCAGCAAGCAGAGAACGGTGTTTACGCACGTGAAGCACTGCTAGCCCTTGTTCTTAACGAAACACTGTAG
- the arcA gene encoding arginine deiminase has product MSKLYVGSEVGQLRRVLLNRPERALTHLTPSNCHELLFDDVLAVEAAGEEHDAFAETLRDQDVEVLLLHDLLVETLAVTQAREWLLNTQISDFRYGPTFARELREYLAQMDNEHLATLLLGGLAYSELPIKSSSMLPKMHRPLDFVIEPLPNHLFTRDTSCWVYGGVSLNPMMMPARQRETNHLRAIYRWHPVFAGQDFIKYFGDEDLHYDNANIEGGDVLVIGKGAVLIGISERTKPQGVENLAASLFKSGQAKEVIAIDLPKHRSCMHLDTVMTHMDIDTFSVYPEIVRKDLDTWRLTPKENGEMRVEKADNYLSAIEGALGLDQLKIITTGGDNYEAEREQWNDANNVLTVKPGTVIGYERNVYTNEKYDKAGIEVLTIPGNELGRGRGGARCMSCPIERDGI; this is encoded by the coding sequence ATGAGTAAGCTGTACGTTGGCTCCGAAGTCGGTCAATTAAGACGAGTTCTCCTAAATAGACCGGAAAGAGCACTCACCCACCTCACCCCTTCAAACTGTCACGAACTTCTATTTGATGATGTACTTGCCGTTGAAGCCGCTGGTGAAGAGCATGATGCCTTTGCAGAAACACTGCGTGACCAAGACGTTGAAGTGCTGTTGCTGCATGACCTATTAGTTGAGACACTCGCAGTGACTCAAGCTCGTGAATGGCTGCTTAATACTCAAATCTCTGATTTTCGTTACGGCCCTACATTCGCACGTGAGTTAAGAGAGTACCTTGCTCAAATGGACAATGAGCACTTAGCCACGCTCCTACTTGGTGGTTTAGCCTACTCAGAGCTTCCTATCAAATCATCATCGATGCTACCGAAGATGCATCGTCCACTCGATTTCGTTATCGAACCGCTCCCTAACCATCTATTTACCCGCGATACCTCATGCTGGGTTTACGGAGGCGTCTCCCTTAACCCTATGATGATGCCAGCTCGTCAACGAGAAACGAATCACTTGCGAGCAATATACCGCTGGCACCCTGTATTCGCTGGACAAGACTTTATTAAGTATTTCGGTGATGAAGATCTTCATTACGACAACGCCAATATTGAAGGCGGCGATGTACTGGTTATTGGTAAAGGCGCCGTTCTTATCGGTATTTCAGAGCGTACTAAGCCACAAGGTGTTGAAAACCTAGCGGCAAGTTTATTCAAATCCGGTCAAGCGAAAGAAGTCATTGCGATTGATTTACCAAAGCACCGTTCTTGTATGCACCTTGATACGGTAATGACACATATGGATATCGACACCTTCTCAGTTTATCCTGAGATTGTTCGCAAAGACCTGGACACCTGGCGCTTAACGCCAAAAGAAAATGGCGAGATGCGTGTAGAAAAGGCTGACAACTACCTTTCTGCTATTGAAGGTGCATTAGGACTCGATCAACTGAAAATCATAACCACGGGTGGTGACAACTACGAAGCTGAGCGTGAACAGTGGAATGACGCTAACAACGTACTAACGGTGAAACCGGGTACGGTTATCGGTTATGAGCGTAATGTTTACACCAATGAGAAATACGACAAAGCAGGAATCGAAGTACTGACGATTCCGGGCAACGAACTCGGTCGTGGCCGTGGTGGCGCTCGTTGTATGAGTTGTCCTATAGAAAGAGACGGTATCTAA
- a CDS encoding DUF2061 domain-containing protein produces the protein MKKTLTFAALHFTIAFSVAYVLTGDILIGSLIAMIEPSVNTVAFYFHEKAWAQVPVLKARQWMTKLKTASFATIHFSVAFTVVYLLTGDAFIGGVMALLEPTLNTVAYYFHEKVWLRKAESQTVKAQFCLHQHA, from the coding sequence ATGAAAAAGACACTAACCTTTGCTGCATTACATTTTACTATCGCATTTAGTGTCGCTTATGTACTAACAGGCGACATCTTAATTGGTAGCTTGATCGCTATGATTGAGCCCTCTGTGAATACTGTTGCCTTCTATTTTCATGAAAAGGCGTGGGCTCAAGTTCCAGTGCTTAAAGCTCGTCAGTGGATGACCAAATTAAAAACAGCAAGCTTTGCTACCATCCACTTTAGTGTTGCCTTTACCGTTGTCTACTTGTTGACTGGAGATGCTTTCATCGGTGGTGTGATGGCCTTGCTAGAGCCAACTTTAAATACAGTTGCTTACTACTTCCACGAGAAAGTCTGGTTACGAAAAGCTGAAAGCCAAACAGTAAAAGCTCAGTTTTGTTTACATCAACACGCTTAA
- a CDS encoding glycosyl hydrolase 2 galactose-binding domain-containing protein, protein MRLPLDGLWQISPLTDLSIPQDDITFPAPLSSKLPDNLSEEEIAEQEWHLMHDIEVDDAMLVCPFVELVVAGVDYFAEVRLNGVAVFDCDGSEAEYRKDIRPYMQLGRNRFEILFLEEEESLLLEEDIDDSVSSAAVAKSDSRIGIWHAPYLQLVRNVKLEQVVTEQIWHHGGGCEFKVDVIYQTLKAGLVSASIKFNGMTLVMPIDVRAEHTGVVFQVEAPLLFDIENPNPKHLYQLEVELDGQKESSFVALNPTSCVSNFLR, encoded by the coding sequence ATGCGGCTACCTCTCGATGGTCTTTGGCAAATTTCGCCACTGACGGATCTCTCAATCCCACAAGATGACATTACCTTTCCTGCTCCGTTAAGCTCTAAACTCCCTGATAACTTGAGTGAAGAAGAAATCGCAGAGCAAGAGTGGCACCTGATGCATGACATCGAAGTGGATGATGCGATGTTGGTGTGCCCATTTGTTGAGCTAGTTGTCGCAGGCGTTGACTACTTTGCAGAAGTACGACTCAATGGCGTTGCCGTGTTTGACTGTGATGGCAGCGAAGCTGAATATCGTAAAGACATCCGCCCTTATATGCAGCTTGGTCGCAATCGTTTTGAGATCCTTTTCCTTGAAGAAGAGGAGAGCCTGTTGCTTGAAGAGGATATAGATGACTCTGTATCTTCAGCAGCCGTTGCTAAATCAGATTCACGTATTGGGATTTGGCACGCACCGTATTTGCAGCTTGTTCGTAATGTGAAGCTTGAACAAGTCGTCACCGAGCAAATCTGGCACCACGGTGGTGGTTGTGAGTTTAAAGTGGATGTTATCTATCAAACGCTAAAGGCGGGGTTAGTATCGGCATCCATCAAGTTTAATGGTATGACACTCGTGATGCCGATTGATGTACGCGCTGAACATACTGGCGTCGTGTTCCAGGTTGAGGCGCCGCTCCTTTTTGATATTGAGAACCCTAACCCTAAGCATTTATATCAATTAGAAGTTGAATTGGATGGACAGAAAGAGAGCTCTTTTGTCGCCTTGAACCCAACTTCTTGCGTCAGTAACTTTCTACGTTAA